The Cetobacterium sp. ZOR0034 DNA segment ATAGGTTTTAAAAGGGGAAAGATTATTGTATAAAAAGTTTTAAATTGACTACATCCATCAATCATTGCAGCTTCCTCTAGCTCTCTAGGTATTGTGTGTATAAAATTACTGTATAGGAAAATACTTAGAGGCAGATTGAATGTTGTTAGTGTTAAAATAATTCCCCAGTAAGTGTTTACACCATGAATTTTTGTCATGATTGTCAATAGTGGCACTAAAATACTTAGAGGTGGTACCATCATAACTGCTAAGATTAGATTTAAAACAATTTTATTAGTCATAGTTTTATGACGAGCTAACGGATAAGCAGCCATAGCTCCAAGCAAAGTTATCAAGGCGATTGAAAGCGCTGTTATAAAGAAACTGTTTCTCATAGCTAATAAAAGCTCTGCTTTTTCAAAAGCGAAAGAGAAGTTTTCAAAGAAAAACTCTTTTGGTAAAAACCATCTCGAGCTTAAATCACTCTTCTTTTTTAATGAAACAGTTAAAGATATATAGATGGGGATTAGATGTATGAATCCCAATATGAAAACTAAAAGACTAAAACCTATTTTTTTAAGATTTTTTTTCACTACAGCTCACCCTCTTTTACAGTAAATCTCTTTTGAATAATAATAGTTACAGAAACTATGAAAATAAACAGAACAAGTCCCATTGATGAGGCATATCCAGCCATTTGTGATCTAAAATATGAAACATTTATAAGTGTTGATAAAGAGTTCGAAGCATATCCTGGCCCTCCATTTGTTAAAGCCTTTATTGTGTCAAATAGTTTCAATCCGCCGATAAGGTTTAGAGTAAAACTAGTTATGATAGCTGGCTTTAAAAGAGGCAGAGTAATATATCTAAATTGTTGAATGCTACTTGCTCCATCAATATTTGCAGCTTCATAGTAAGATTTTGAAATAGATTGAAGCCCAGCTAAGTATATAATCATTGAAACACCACAATATTGAAGAGTGTTCACAGCAACAATAATCCAAACACCATAAGATGGATTTCCAAGCCAATCTTTAGGATCTAGATTAAAGAAAAGAAGAATATCATTTAATGCTCCATCGCTATATTGGAATATAAAGTACCACATGTAACCCATTATAAGACCAGAAATTAAAACCGGTAGGTATATTATAGCTCTAAGTAGATTTCTTCCTTTAAAATCTCTATTCAATAGAAGAGCATAACTAAGACCTAAAAATTGTTGAAAAAGTGTACTTCCTAATCCGTAGATAAGAGTATTTTTAAAGGCTATATAGAAATTAGCATCTAAAAATAGTCTTTTATAGTTATTGAAACCAATATAGTTAAAATTTTGAGAAAATCCATTCCAATCAGTAAAGGAAATTCTTATTCCATGTAGAAATGGGTAGAAAACAATACCTATAAAAAGAGCCATAGCTGGCCAATACATATAGTTAATCGTATTTAATTTTTTTAAACTCATAAATATTCTCCTTTGAATTTTATTTGTTTTCTTACTTTGTGAAAGCGTTTTCATGAAAATGTAAAAAAATATAATTGTTCACTTAAAGTTTATAAAGTCATTTATATCACATAAAGTTTAAAAATTCAACAATCATTTTATTTTTTTAAATAAAAATTATAATTAGGTATTGATTTTACAAGAGGTTATAGACAAAAATAAATTTGAAAAATAAAAATTGTTGAAAAAATAAAATTTTAGTAATATAATAAAAACAAATTTTGAAATAGGTATACGATTTCATGAAAAAGGGAGTTGTTTCATGGTAAAGATGAAAGATGTTGCTTTTAGAGCACAAGTGTCACAGGCGACAGTCTCTAGAGTAATAAATGGAACTAGTTATGTAGAGCCTCAAACAAGACAGAAAGTTTTAGAGGTTATAGCAGAGTTAGGGTATAAAGGAAATAGTGCTGCAAAATCTCTTTCAAGTAGAAAGAGCTCAATAATAATGGTAATTTTACCAGATATAGTAAATCCATATTTTTCAGAGATGCTGAGTGTAATAGAAGATGAAGCTTATCAAAGTGGATTTGAGGTTATGTTTATGAATAGTCAAGGTAATACACATAAAGAAAAAAAATTAGTAGAAAATTCGTTAAAATATAACCCAGCAGGGGTTTTAATCTCACCTTTAGACGGAGATATTGCTTATTTGAAAAAATTCTCTGAAGCAGGAATTCCTGTAGTTACAATTTCAACCCTAACAGAAAGTTTTTCTGGAGTTGCTATAGATCATAGAGTTGGAGGAGAGCTATTAGCTAAACATTTTGGAAGTTTAGGTCATATAGATATAGGTTATATAGGAAATAAAGATGAGAAATTTGAAGGATTTAAAGATGGATTACAAAGTTTAAACATCCCTTTGAAAAATAAAAACTGTATAGAGTTTTATAATTACTCGTCTGGGAATTTAAAAGAGTTAGTTTTTGAAACTATGGAGAAACATTTAAAAGAAAATGGAGAATTTAAATTTAGTGCAATATTCACAGGAAATGATATAGTGGCTATGGAGGTTATTAACTTCTTTAGAGAGAAAGGTATAAAAGTACCTGAGGATATTGCAGTAGCTGGATTTGATAATATAAGTTTTACAAACTATTTATCGATAACAACGGTAGCACAGCCAGTTAGAGAGATTGGATTTTTAGCTTTTGAAAAATTGATAAATGAGATGAAATCAGGAGTTAGAGATTGTAAACATACAAAGATATTACCAAGATTGATTCCTAGAGATACAACTGTAAAAAAGATAGTTTAGTAAAAATTAAAGATAAGAGAATTCTTATCTTTATATTTTAAAATCAAATGTAAACGTTTTCATATTTTCTTAATAAATTTCATAAATATTAAAATAAAAAATAATAAGGAGAAAATTGATGAGTAAAAGACCGTTATTCCATTTTACAGCAGAGAAAAATTGGATAAATGATCCAAACGGATTATCATATTTCAATGGAGAATATCATATGTTTTATCAACATAATCCAGAAAATTGCTATTGGGGAAATATGACTTGGGGGCATGCTAAGAGTAATAATCTTTTTGATTGGGAATATTTACCTCATGCACTTCATCCTGATTCTAAAGAATTTGGAGATATAGATGGATGTTTCTCGGGAAGTGGATTGGTAGAGAATGGAGAGCTTTATCTTTTTTATACAGGGGTAAAGATGCTTACAAAGCAAGCTAATCAATTTGGGAATACAATAACTATAGGACCAGATGATTTGGTTCCTACTCAAATTTTAGCTAAAACTAAAGATGGTGAAAAATTTGAAAAGCTAGAGAAGATAGAGCTTTCTATTCCAGAGGAGTGTTCAAAGGCTCATGTGAGAGATCCAAAAGTTTGGAAAAAAGGTGGGTTTTGGTATTTAGCAATAGGAGCTAAGGACAATGAGGGTGGAAAAATTTTGATATACTCTTCTAAAGATATGAGAAGGTGGGAGCTTTTTAGTAAAATTTCAGAGAAAAATATGGGGTATATGTGGGAGTGCCCTGATTTATTTGAGATTGGTGGAAAGGATTTACTTATGTTTAGTCCAGAAGGGGTCTCTGAGGATGGACAAAAAAGTATATCTGGATATTACTTAGGAGATTTCAACTATGAAAATGGCGGGTTCGAACACGAAGAGTTTCAAAGAGTTGATTATGGTTTTGAATACTATGCACCACAGAGTTTTGAGGATGAGAAAGGAAGAAGGATTATTATAGGGTGGTTAGTAGGTCATGCTCCTTTAGATGGAGAGGGGTGGAATGGAATGATGACACTTCCACGAGAGGTAAAATTAAGAGATGGAAAAGTTTCGACTTTGCCTGTAGAGGAGTTAAAAGACTTTAGAAAAGAAAAAATAGCAGAGTTTTCAGAAATTTCTAAAGCTAAAAACTGCTATGAAATTGAGTTGAGATTAAAAAAATTAGATGACTTCAGTATGACTCTATTTAAAGATGGAAGAAATGGATTGAAGTTAAGTTACTTTAAGGAGAGAGAATCTTTCGTTTTAGATAGAGAGGGTGTTATAAATGGATTTGAACCTCTTACAACTTTTGGAACTTTAAGAGAGTGCAAAATTTCTGAAAATAAAGAGATGAATTTAAGAGTAATAGTTGATAGGTGTGTTGCAGAGATATATATAAACGATGGCGAAAAGGTAATGAGTGCCGTTGTAAATCCTAGAGATAACCAAATTGAGATAGAGGTTTTAGGAGAGATTTTATCGAAAGAGATTTATATTTTAGAAAAATAAATAAAAATTGACAGAGATATTTTTTTATGATATATTCTGTATACAAAATTAAAAAATAAATAAAAATGAACTGTCACCGGACAGCGAACTTGTAAAAGTTCATCTTTATCTCTTTAGGTCTTAGTAGAGGTAATGATGAGCTTTTTTTTTTTAAATTTATTTAA contains these protein-coding regions:
- a CDS encoding LacI family DNA-binding transcriptional regulator — translated: MVKMKDVAFRAQVSQATVSRVINGTSYVEPQTRQKVLEVIAELGYKGNSAAKSLSSRKSSIIMVILPDIVNPYFSEMLSVIEDEAYQSGFEVMFMNSQGNTHKEKKLVENSLKYNPAGVLISPLDGDIAYLKKFSEAGIPVVTISTLTESFSGVAIDHRVGGELLAKHFGSLGHIDIGYIGNKDEKFEGFKDGLQSLNIPLKNKNCIEFYNYSSGNLKELVFETMEKHLKENGEFKFSAIFTGNDIVAMEVINFFREKGIKVPEDIAVAGFDNISFTNYLSITTVAQPVREIGFLAFEKLINEMKSGVRDCKHTKILPRLIPRDTTVKKIV
- a CDS encoding carbohydrate ABC transporter permease, which encodes MKKNLKKIGFSLLVFILGFIHLIPIYISLTVSLKKKSDLSSRWFLPKEFFFENFSFAFEKAELLLAMRNSFFITALSIALITLLGAMAAYPLARHKTMTNKIVLNLILAVMMVPPLSILVPLLTIMTKIHGVNTYWGIILTLTTFNLPLSIFLYSNFIHTIPRELEEAAMIDGCSQFKTFYTIIFPLLKPITATVVILTGVGIWNDYQFSVYLLQSPKMKVVTLAISSFFSHSSSNLGAAAAGAIIAVLPIVTLYIFLQRYFIAGMTSGSIK
- a CDS encoding carbohydrate ABC transporter permease — its product is MSLKKLNTINYMYWPAMALFIGIVFYPFLHGIRISFTDWNGFSQNFNYIGFNNYKRLFLDANFYIAFKNTLIYGLGSTLFQQFLGLSYALLLNRDFKGRNLLRAIIYLPVLISGLIMGYMWYFIFQYSDGALNDILLFFNLDPKDWLGNPSYGVWIIVAVNTLQYCGVSMIIYLAGLQSISKSYYEAANIDGASSIQQFRYITLPLLKPAIITSFTLNLIGGLKLFDTIKALTNGGPGYASNSLSTLINVSYFRSQMAGYASSMGLVLFIFIVSVTIIIQKRFTVKEGEL
- a CDS encoding glycoside hydrolase family 32 protein, yielding MSKRPLFHFTAEKNWINDPNGLSYFNGEYHMFYQHNPENCYWGNMTWGHAKSNNLFDWEYLPHALHPDSKEFGDIDGCFSGSGLVENGELYLFYTGVKMLTKQANQFGNTITIGPDDLVPTQILAKTKDGEKFEKLEKIELSIPEECSKAHVRDPKVWKKGGFWYLAIGAKDNEGGKILIYSSKDMRRWELFSKISEKNMGYMWECPDLFEIGGKDLLMFSPEGVSEDGQKSISGYYLGDFNYENGGFEHEEFQRVDYGFEYYAPQSFEDEKGRRIIIGWLVGHAPLDGEGWNGMMTLPREVKLRDGKVSTLPVEELKDFRKEKIAEFSEISKAKNCYEIELRLKKLDDFSMTLFKDGRNGLKLSYFKERESFVLDREGVINGFEPLTTFGTLRECKISENKEMNLRVIVDRCVAEIYINDGEKVMSAVVNPRDNQIEIEVLGEILSKEIYILEK